A single genomic interval of Primulina huaijiensis isolate GDHJ02 chromosome 7, ASM1229523v2, whole genome shotgun sequence harbors:
- the LOC140980607 gene encoding ACT domain-containing protein ACR4-like, whose product MDDEYEKFIRRMNPPRVVIDNESCKNATIIQVDSANKYRILLEVVQVLTDLNLTITKAYICSDGGWFMDVFNVTDQDGNKITDEGTLNYIEKSLGPDSCFATSTRTSVDMKTGMEHTSIELIGRDRPGLLSEVSAILTQLKCNVVNAEVWTHNSRAAAVMHVTDEKTGGAVTDPDRLTMVKRRLCPLLKGGNSYRKAITVVSNGVTHTARRLHQMLFDDRDYEQMRDDYSLNDKEIPHVNVVNWHDKDYSVVTIQCKDRPKLLFDIVFTLTDMQYVVFHGNVEAMGTEAHQEYCIRHIDGSPVKSDAERQRVIQCLEAAIQRRVSEGLKLELRTTDRVGLLADVTRILRENSLSVTRAEVTTRAGKAINSFYVRCTSGYPVDPKIIDSIRKTIGQTKVRVKGCPDESNPSPQESSTRFLFGGLFKSRSLCNFGLVRSYA is encoded by the exons ATGGACGATGAATATGAGAAGTTTATCAGGAGAATGAACCCTCCAAG AGTTGTGATCGATAACGAATCCTGCAAAAACGCAACGATCATTCAG GTGGATAGTGCTAACAAATATAGAATTCTTCTTGAAGTCGTACAAGTTCTTACTGATCTCAATCTTACTATAACCAAAGCTTATATATGCTCCGATGGTGGATGGTTCATGGATG TTTTCAATGTCACTGACCAAGATGGAAACAAGATAACTGATGAAGGGACTCTAAATTATATTGAAAAG TCACTCGGCCCCGATTCCTGCTTCGCGACATCTACAAGAACATCAGTCGACATGAAAACAGGGATGGAACACACGTCCATCGAGTTAATAGGACGTGATAGACCAGGGCTACTTTCTGAAGTTAGTGCAATTCTCACCCAACTCAAATGTAACGTGGTTAATGCCGAGGTGTGGACGCATAACTCTCGTGCAGCCGCCGTTATGCATGTAACAGACGAAAAAACCGGGGGTGCGGTAACAGATCCCGACAGGCTAACCATGGTTAAGCGCCGTTTATGTCCTTTGCTAAAGGGTGGTAACAGCTATAGGAAAGCTATAACTGTGGTCTCCAATGGTGTCACTCACACGGCTAGAAGGCTTCACCAAATGCTGTTCGATGACAGAGATTACGAACAGATGCGCGATGATTATTCGCTGAATGACAAAGAAATCCCGCATGTTAATGTCGTAAACTGGCACGATAAAGACTACTCTGTGGTGACAATTCAGTGCAAGGATAGGCCAAAGCTTCTTTTTGATATAGTGTTTACTCTGACAGATATGCAATATGTGGTTTTCCATGGAAATGTTGAGGCCATGGGAACCGAAGCTCATCAG GAATATTGCATAAGGCATATAGATGGATCCCCGGTGAAATCGGATGCCGAAAGGCAAAGGGTGATTCAGTGTCTTGAAGCAGCAATACAAAGAAGAGTATCTGAA GGATTGAAGCTAGAACTACGCACGACAGATAGAGTCGGCCTATTGGCCGATGTAACCCGTATTCTCCGTGAGAATAGCTTATCAGTAACTCGAGCAGAAGTGACAACAAGAGCAGGCAAAGCAATCAACTCGTTCTATGTTCGTTGCACGTCGGGGTACCCTGTCGACCCCAAGATCATAGATTCCATCCGGAAAACGATAGGGCAAACTAAAGTTAGAGTGAAAGGGTGCCCTGATGAGTCAAATCCATCCCCTCAGGAATCTTCCACCAGATTCTTGTTTGGTGGTCTTTTCAAATCAAGATCTCTCTGTAACTTCGGTTTGGTTAGGTCCTATGCTTGA